A single genomic interval of Ruminococcus sp. NK3A76 harbors:
- a CDS encoding acyltransferase, with protein MSKQSKGRILYLSRLKALACIAVVVLHTFYAADAFAKDKTQHMLMLSVRNCCMWAVPCFVMATGALLLDPERKLSYKKLFGRLVLKMALALAVFTFLFELFDEKLIKKEVTGALFVNTRDNIILGTGWKHMWYLYLMIALYLMMPVYKAVTEKSDKNLVCYLCVILFAFLSMRPLVETVTGSQTAFYICVYSVYPLFLFCGYMLHNKYFTLPAWYYAFTASVGLAFTVYFTAACIDTKSKEVTSLLGSYSCPIYVVTAFCIFGAFSGCKGDKRIPILDTIACELERCSFGIYLLHMAVLKYIFAVTRYDPFKFGGVWSVIVIALVSLMISYGVTRIYSLIPVFIKRIKPEPEEAKKE; from the coding sequence TTGAGTAAGCAAAGCAAGGGGAGGATACTCTACCTTAGCAGACTAAAGGCTTTGGCGTGTATCGCTGTAGTGGTGCTGCACACCTTCTACGCCGCAGATGCCTTTGCAAAGGACAAGACACAGCATATGCTCATGCTCTCTGTCAGGAACTGCTGTATGTGGGCGGTGCCGTGCTTTGTAATGGCGACAGGCGCTTTGCTGCTCGACCCGGAGCGGAAGCTAAGCTACAAAAAGCTGTTCGGCAGGCTCGTGCTTAAAATGGCGCTTGCGCTTGCAGTGTTCACCTTCCTGTTCGAGCTGTTTGATGAAAAGCTCATCAAAAAAGAGGTCACGGGGGCACTTTTTGTAAACACCCGGGATAACATTATCCTCGGCACCGGCTGGAAGCATATGTGGTATCTCTATCTTATGATAGCGCTTTATCTTATGATGCCCGTGTATAAGGCCGTGACTGAAAAGAGTGACAAGAACCTTGTCTGCTACCTGTGCGTGATACTCTTTGCATTCTTGTCGATGCGGCCTCTCGTTGAGACGGTCACAGGGTCGCAGACGGCGTTTTACATCTGCGTTTACAGTGTTTATCCGCTGTTTCTGTTTTGCGGGTATATGCTGCATAATAAGTATTTCACGCTGCCTGCGTGGTACTATGCGTTTACCGCATCAGTCGGTCTTGCATTTACGGTGTATTTCACCGCTGCCTGCATAGACACCAAGTCAAAAGAGGTCACATCACTGCTCGGCAGCTATTCCTGCCCGATATATGTTGTAACGGCTTTCTGCATCTTCGGCGCTTTCAGTGGCTGCAAGGGTGATAAGAGGATACCTATACTTGATACTATAGCCTGCGAGCTTGAAAGATGCTCCTTCGGCATATATCTTCTGCATATGGCAGTGCTCAAATACATATTCGCCGTCACGAGGTATGACCCCTTCAAATTCGGCGGTGTATGGTCTGTTATAGTTATAGCGCTTGTATCTCTTATGATATCGTATGGCGTTACGAGGATATATTCGCTCATTCCGGTGTTTATAAAGCGCATAAAGCCTGAGCCGGAAGAAGCAAAGAAAGAATAG